The genomic region GACCTCGAAAACGCACTCGGTACCGTAGAGGAACGGGGCCATACCGCAGAATACTACGAGCAGCCGGTGGAACAGAACACGTGCCGGGAGATCGGCGCAAGGCAATGTAAGAATGACTGATAGTGAACAGTGAGTGGAACCTGCTCTTTCAGGCAGATACCGCAGCAGCCGGAACCGGGTACCACACCGGGGTCCTGTTCTTTCCCGTGACGACGGCAAGGGTTGAACCATCGGATGCAATGGAGATGGTCCCGTCTTTGTCCGTCCGGTAGATTACGGATCCGATCTCTTCAAGCCGGCGTATTACATTCGGGTCGGGATGCGTGGGCCGGGTGCT from uncultured Methanoregula sp. harbors:
- a CDS encoding DUF2997 domain-containing protein, with amino-acid sequence MEMQELEITIDKDGRVQVAVRGVKGEGCLTLTKDLENALGTVEERGHTAEYYEQPVEQNTCREIGARQCKND